The genomic DNA CTCCCGTCTTCGTCGCCCTCCCGTGCCGGCACGGATCCATCGACCCATGACCTGGTCCGCCGGCCAGCGCGACGCTAGCAGGATGACGGCCGCCTCCGCAACGGGAAGCGTCGTCATCGGCTCGCCCGCGCGACATTCTACGACGGGATCTTCGGCAGTCCTTCGATCTCCTTCATCGCCCGCTCGATCTCCTCGCCAGGCAGCTCGAGGTCCTCAAGTGTCGCCCCGAGGAATGCGTCATAGGCGGCCATGTCGAAGTGGCCGTGCCCCGAGAGGTTGAAGAGGATCGTCTCGGCGCGCCCCTCGCGCCGGCAGCGTTCCGCCTCGACGAGCGCCGCCTTGATCGCGTGCGTCGACTCGGGGGCGGGGATGATCCCCTCGGTCCGCGCGAAAAGGACGCCGGCCTCGAAGCACTCCCGCTGCCTGTAAGCCACGGCCTCGATGAGGTCGCTCGCGGCGAGCTGGCTCACGAGCGGAGCCATGCCGTGATACCGGAGGCCGCCCGCGTGGATCGAAGGGGGCATGAAGGTGTGGCCAAGGGTGTACATCGGCAGCAACGGCGTCGTCTGAGCCGCGTCGCCGAAGTCGTAGCGGAATGAGCCCCGGGTCAGGCTCGGGCATGCCGCGGGCTCCGCGGCGATGACCTTCAGCCTCCGCCCCGCGATCTTGTCGGCGAGGAAGGGGAAGGCGATTCCCGCGAAGTTGCTTCCGCCCCCGGCGCACCCGCAGACGACATCCGGGTAGGCATTGACTTTCTCGAGCGCGGCCTTCGCCTCGAGGCCGATCACCGTCTGGTGCGTCAGCACGTGATTGAGGACCGACCCGAGCGAGTACTTCGTGTCCTCCCTCAAGGCGGCGTCCTCCATCGCTTCGCTGATTGCGATCCCGAGGCTCCCCGGGTTCCTGGGATTGCCGGCGAGGAACTTCCGTCCGGCGTTCGTATCCTCCGAAGGGCTCGGAACCACCTGTGCCCCCCAGGTCTGCATCATCGAACGGCGGTACGGCTTCTGCTCGTAGGAGACGCGCACCATGTAGACCTTGCACTCGAGGCCGAACTTCTGGCAGGCGAAGGACAGGGCGGAGCCCCACTGACCCGCGCCGGTCTCCGTCGTGAGCCGCTTCACCCCCTGTCGCGCGTTGTAGTACGCCTGCGCGACGGCGGTGTTGGGCTTGTGGCTGCCCGCCGGACTCACTCCCTCGTGCTTGAAGAAGATCCGGGCGGGGGTCCCGACCGCCCTCTCCAGATTCCTGGCGCGAAAGAGCGGGGTCGGGCGCCAGAGCCGGTAGACCTCGAGAACCTCCTCCGGGATGGGGATCCAGCGATCCCCGGACACTTCCTGGAGGATCAGGTCCATCGGAAAGAGAGGAGCCAGCGCATCGGGCCCGATCGGTTCTCCCGTGGCCGGATGCAACGGCGGGGGCGGCTTGACCGGGAGGTCCGGCGCGATGTTGTACCACTGCCGCGGCATTTCTGTCTGATTCAGGTCGATGCGATTCTCGGACACGGGCGACTCCTTTCCACTGCGGCCGCACGATCAGGGATGGGGGCAGGGCCCTGCAAGGACCCTCGATGATAAGAGATCGGCAGGCGGGTGAGGGGACTTTCGCGGTAGACGGCTCCCGATTCGCGGACTTATGGGGACGGTCGACTCGCGGCGTCGTCGCGGAGCACCCTCACGGTCATCGCCTCGCCGACCCCCTCGTGCCAGGCGATCCAGACCGTTCCGTCCGGCCCGGTCGCGATCGCCGGCGCCCGGGCTACGACGTCCTCTTCGGAAACCTGCACAGGGCGCGACCACTGCTCGCCCGCCAGGCGGGTGCGGTAGATTCCCCAGCGATCCGACTCGTCGCGGCGGCCGCTCCAGGCCACCCAGATGTCGCCTCGAGGATCTCCGGAGGCGCGCGGGGTCTGGTTGAAACGAGTCCCGAGCCCTTGGCGCAGATCGGTGGGGATGCACCAGTGGCCGGTCGCCGGATCGAGGAACGATGCATGGATCCGCTGCGCCTCTCCCGTGAGCAGCTCCCATCCGAACGACTCCCAGACGACCCATCTTCTGCCCGCCCCGTCCGCCGCGATCGATGGATAGCCGCCGTTCTCATTTCGCTCGATCGGGCCTACCAGTCGGACCACAGACGTGGCCTCATGGATCAAGTCGCCCGAGCAGACGCCGAGCGTCGACGGGTAGTGCTGGTTCCAGGCTCCCCAGAGCCGGCCCGCCTCGTCGTAGGTCAGCGAGGGGTACCAGGCATTCGTGTACTCGATCTCCGACGTCTTGATTGCCGCCTCCTCCAGGTCCATGAGGGCGCCGCCAACGATCTCTCGGTATTGGAGGAAACGCTGATTCGCCCTCCATTCGCTCCAGGCTACGGCG from Candidatus Eisenbacteria bacterium includes the following:
- a CDS encoding TrpB-like pyridoxal phosphate-dependent enzyme is translated as MSENRIDLNQTEMPRQWYNIAPDLPVKPPPPLHPATGEPIGPDALAPLFPMDLILQEVSGDRWIPIPEEVLEVYRLWRPTPLFRARNLERAVGTPARIFFKHEGVSPAGSHKPNTAVAQAYYNARQGVKRLTTETGAGQWGSALSFACQKFGLECKVYMVRVSYEQKPYRRSMMQTWGAQVVPSPSEDTNAGRKFLAGNPRNPGSLGIAISEAMEDAALREDTKYSLGSVLNHVLTHQTVIGLEAKAALEKVNAYPDVVCGCAGGGSNFAGIAFPFLADKIAGRRLKVIAAEPAACPSLTRGSFRYDFGDAAQTTPLLPMYTLGHTFMPPSIHAGGLRYHGMAPLVSQLAASDLIEAVAYRQRECFEAGVLFARTEGIIPAPESTHAIKAALVEAERCRREGRAETILFNLSGHGHFDMAAYDAFLGATLEDLELPGEEIERAMKEIEGLPKIPS